The window TTCGACCATCTGTCCGACCGATGCGATCCGGCGGGACGAGGAGGGGGCCGTCCTCGAGTTCAACCACGAGCGCTGCGTGAACTGCGGGACCTGCGAGGAGGGCTGCGTCGAGGACGCCATCACGATGCACGACGGCCTCCACCTGTCGTTGCTGCCCGAGCGCCGCGACGACGAGTCGGAACCGGCCTGGGTCACGGTCCACGACGGCGAGATGCGCGAGTGTCGCAACTGCGGCGAGCCGTTCGCCAGCGAGGGCACCGCGCGGAAAATCGAGGGCGAAGTCGGCGAGGTCGTCGCCGGCGTCGCGTCGAACGCAGCGGGCAGCGTCTTCGACTACTGCGACAACTGTCGTGCGCAACTGCTGTACGACCGCGGGGGCGGATCCAACAGACCGAGCGGTCCCGACACCGCCGGCCGCACCGACACCGGAGGTGAACGCGAATGAGCGTCGACCAGCGCGCGCTCTACGAGGCCCGCCTCGAGCTCGTGAACTTCCTGATCGACGCGTTTGCGGACGTGCCGACGACGGAGTTCGTCGCGACGCTGCTGAACGACGAGGTCACCTTCCCGGAGGGCAGCGTCAACGACCGACTCGATCGGGGCTTCGAGCGGCTGGATTCGTTCATCGCCGAGAACGAGCACCGCGATCCCGACGCCGTCCAGGAGGCCCTCGAGCGCGAGTTCACGCGGCTGTTCGTCGGGCCGCGACCGCCGATCCTTCCCCACGAGACCTACTTCCGCGAAGATACGGATTTCCGCGGTGCGGGCCTCGCGAAGGTCGAGGCCAGCTACGGCGCGGCCGGCTGGTCGCCGCCGGAGGACTACCCCGAGGAGAACGACTACGTCGCCGTCGAACTGGCGTTCCTCCGGAACCTGATCCGACGACAGCGCGAGGGCTACGAGGAGACGTTCGGCTACCAGCGGGTCTTCCACGAGGAACACCTCTCGGAGTGGATTCCGGCATTCGCCGAGGACGTCCGCGAGCAGACCGGGGAGCCGTTCTACGCGGCCGTCGCGGACGTCCTCGAGGGCTACGTCGCGTTCGAGGAGGAGATCGCGGTGCAGATGGCCTGACTACCCGTCGGTCGCGTCGTCGACCTCCGGCTCGTCCTCTACGTCGTCGACGAAACCCTCGAGCACTTCGTCGGAGAACGAGACGTCGCCGTCGCACTCGGCGTCGTTGACGTAGTGGGGCGCCGTGTGCGTCCATACCTTCTTCCCACGTTTCCCGTCGGGACCCGCGTTCGTCTCCCAGTTGGTGTGGGTCATACGTCTACGTGTGATTCAGTGGCACGGATATAGCTTTGTGGCGATTTCGCTGTCAGTCATGGTACTTTAGGCGTCGGTCGAACAGCAAAGGCGCCGACTCGAGCGAGCCGCGGCGCTACCGGCCGGGCCGCGGATCGTCCGACGACTGTGCGCCTTCGCCCGAGCGGTCGTCCAGAAAGGCTCGAGCGAACAGGTTGACGTGCATCTCGAGCACGTCCTCGGGGTCGACGCCGTGGCGC is drawn from Halopiger aswanensis and contains these coding sequences:
- a CDS encoding TorD/DmsD family molecular chaperone, which codes for MSVDQRALYEARLELVNFLIDAFADVPTTEFVATLLNDEVTFPEGSVNDRLDRGFERLDSFIAENEHRDPDAVQEALEREFTRLFVGPRPPILPHETYFREDTDFRGAGLAKVEASYGAAGWSPPEDYPEENDYVAVELAFLRNLIRRQREGYEETFGYQRVFHEEHLSEWIPAFAEDVREQTGEPFYAAVADVLEGYVAFEEEIAVQMA